The Flavobacterium piscisymbiosum genome includes a region encoding these proteins:
- a CDS encoding SDR family oxidoreductase, with protein MKTSNNTILITGGGSGIGYEIAKLFSVDNKVIITGRNAEKLEKAVLSLKNVTGIVSDINNEADVSKLTKQLYEDFPNLNIVINNAGLAHYFKLTDENANAFEKASEEILTNYLSIVRLTEKLLPLLQKQPEAAFVNVSSIAAFSPGYTLPGYAVSKAALHSYSQVLRVSLEKQEKRPLVKVFELMPPLVNTEFSKSIGGENGISPEQVALDLKKGFENETYEIHVGATADFYKLYLSSPEDALQAMNANRK; from the coding sequence ATGAAAACTTCAAATAACACTATTCTAATTACTGGCGGAGGATCAGGAATTGGATACGAAATTGCAAAACTCTTTTCTGTTGATAATAAAGTAATTATTACAGGAAGAAATGCCGAAAAACTGGAAAAAGCGGTTTTGAGTTTAAAAAATGTAACAGGAATCGTTTCTGATATTAACAATGAAGCCGATGTGAGTAAACTGACCAAACAATTATACGAAGATTTCCCGAACCTTAATATCGTGATCAACAATGCCGGTTTAGCCCATTATTTTAAGTTAACAGATGAAAATGCGAATGCATTCGAAAAAGCCAGCGAAGAAATCCTGACCAATTATCTTTCGATTGTAAGACTGACTGAAAAATTGCTGCCTTTGTTGCAAAAACAACCCGAAGCCGCTTTTGTAAACGTTTCGTCTATTGCTGCCTTTTCTCCCGGATATACACTTCCGGGTTATGCGGTAAGTAAAGCGGCGCTTCACTCCTATTCTCAGGTACTAAGAGTTTCACTTGAAAAACAGGAGAAACGACCACTTGTAAAGGTTTTTGAATTGATGCCTCCCTTAGTAAATACCGAATTTTCGAAATCGATTGGCGGCGAAAATGGTATAAGCCCGGAACAAGTCGCTTTAGACCTCAAAAAAGGATTCGAAAATGAAACCTATGAAATTCACGTTGGCGCAACAGCTGATTTTTATAAATTATATTTGTCTTCTCCGGAA
- the lpdA gene encoding dihydrolipoyl dehydrogenase: METKFDIIVIGSGPGGYASAIRCSQLGYKTAIVEKYKALGGTCTNVGCIPTKALLDSTEHYHEAATKFATHGIITGKLSLDFPQFIKRKSEVVEQNIAGLNFLMKKNKIEVFEGFASFLNDKEISVKATDGSSSTISATHYIIATGSKPATIPGVEIDKKRIITSTEALSLPDKPKTMVIIGGGVIGVEMASIYARIGVEVTIIEYFDSLIPTMDKELGKELKKIFTKQNIKILLSHKVQSAKNNGKNATVTFLDTANATQEITADYCLVAVGRKPYTEGLGLENTKVEVDSKGRIVTNEKLQTKSENIYAIGDVVAGAMLAHKAEEEGIFVAETINGQKPHINYKLIPGVVYTWPEVASVGYTEEELKEKGIEYRVGKFPFSASARARAALEKDGFSKVLSDPKYGELLGMHIIGPRAADLIAQGVIGMEYEVTDEDMFRISYAHPTYSETLKEAYMIASGQGAINI, from the coding sequence ATGGAAACAAAGTTTGATATCATTGTTATTGGTTCCGGACCTGGTGGTTACGCATCGGCCATCAGATGTTCGCAATTGGGTTATAAAACGGCTATTGTCGAAAAGTATAAAGCCTTAGGCGGCACTTGCACCAATGTAGGATGCATACCCACAAAAGCGCTTCTTGACAGTACAGAACATTATCATGAAGCAGCCACCAAATTTGCTACTCACGGAATCATAACAGGAAAATTAAGTCTGGACTTTCCGCAATTCATCAAAAGAAAATCTGAAGTTGTCGAGCAAAATATTGCCGGACTGAACTTTTTGATGAAGAAAAATAAGATCGAGGTTTTTGAAGGATTTGCTTCTTTTTTGAATGATAAAGAAATCAGCGTAAAAGCAACAGACGGTTCTTCATCTACTATTTCTGCCACTCATTACATTATTGCAACAGGCTCTAAACCCGCTACAATTCCCGGAGTTGAAATTGATAAAAAACGAATCATAACTTCTACCGAAGCTCTTTCGCTTCCGGACAAACCCAAAACAATGGTCATTATTGGCGGTGGCGTAATTGGTGTAGAAATGGCTTCGATTTATGCCCGAATTGGCGTTGAAGTTACTATAATCGAATATTTTGACAGCCTGATCCCAACAATGGATAAAGAACTGGGAAAAGAACTCAAAAAAATATTCACCAAGCAAAATATCAAAATTTTACTAAGCCATAAAGTACAATCGGCAAAAAATAATGGCAAAAATGCAACCGTTACTTTTCTTGATACTGCAAACGCCACACAAGAAATCACTGCCGATTATTGCCTGGTTGCTGTAGGACGAAAACCATATACTGAAGGCTTAGGGTTAGAAAACACCAAAGTAGAAGTAGATTCGAAAGGCCGAATCGTAACGAATGAAAAACTGCAAACCAAATCCGAAAATATTTATGCTATTGGCGATGTGGTTGCCGGAGCCATGCTCGCTCATAAAGCTGAGGAAGAAGGAATATTTGTTGCAGAAACCATCAACGGACAAAAACCGCACATTAATTACAAATTAATTCCAGGAGTGGTTTATACCTGGCCGGAAGTTGCTTCTGTAGGCTATACCGAAGAAGAACTGAAAGAAAAAGGGATTGAATATCGTGTAGGGAAATTTCCGTTTTCGGCAAGTGCAAGAGCAAGAGCTGCATTAGAAAAAGATGGTTTCTCGAAAGTACTTTCAGATCCTAAATACGGAGAACTTTTAGGCATGCACATCATTGGCCCGCGAGCCGCAGATCTCATTGCACAAGGCGTTATAGGTATGGAATATGAAGTGACCGACGAAGATATGTTTAGAATTTCATACGCGCATCCTACCTACTCTGAAACCCTGAAGGAAGCCTATATGATTGCATCGGGACAAGGGGCTATAAATATTTAA
- a CDS encoding chromate resistance protein ChrB domain-containing protein, translated as MKWITRERPKIDRIASPWLIKKFVDPEAEFIYVAFDEVLSKAATLDAIPFDIPDVEFTHYNDECTFDYIIKKYQIKDPAVLIMSKIVRGADTDQHDIAKESAGLWAISAGLSHNITDDSELLKNGMILYDALYSWATHLYKQNHLQNSPFESLLHEVYNKFLNEKKSNKKTPSWVKDLKEIIQDQIDAQFTFDLKKISSDLELNPSYLSREFSKYFEDLNFGEYVRKLRIEKAINLIQNSTYTLTEIAYMTGFSDQSHFTRIFKLHTGKNPSSYRKNALKSNPDTKGK; from the coding sequence ATGAAATGGATTACCAGAGAACGACCTAAAATTGACAGAATAGCAAGTCCCTGGTTAATCAAAAAGTTTGTTGATCCTGAAGCCGAATTTATTTACGTTGCGTTTGATGAAGTTTTAAGTAAAGCTGCAACTTTAGATGCTATTCCATTTGATATTCCTGATGTCGAATTTACGCATTATAACGACGAATGCACTTTTGATTACATCATTAAAAAATATCAAATTAAAGATCCGGCTGTTTTAATAATGTCTAAAATTGTCCGCGGTGCCGATACAGACCAACATGATATTGCCAAAGAATCTGCGGGGCTCTGGGCCATTTCTGCCGGACTTTCGCATAATATTACAGATGATTCTGAATTATTAAAAAACGGAATGATTCTTTACGATGCACTTTATAGCTGGGCGACGCATCTTTACAAACAAAATCATTTACAAAATAGCCCTTTCGAAAGTTTACTTCATGAGGTTTATAACAAATTTTTAAACGAAAAAAAGTCAAACAAAAAAACACCTTCGTGGGTCAAAGATTTAAAAGAGATTATTCAGGATCAAATAGATGCTCAGTTTACTTTTGATTTAAAGAAAATCTCCAGCGATTTAGAACTAAACCCTTCTTATTTATCACGTGAATTTTCGAAATATTTTGAAGATTTAAATTTTGGTGAATATGTTCGAAAATTACGAATTGAAAAAGCTATAAACCTGATTCAAAATTCGACTTATACACTTACCGAAATTGCTTACATGACGGGCTTTTCAGACCAAAGTCACTTTACCAGAATTTTCAAATTGCATACCGGTAAAAATCCGTCTTCGTATCGAAAAAATGCCTTAAAAAGTAATCCAGATACAAAAGGTAAATAG
- the galA gene encoding beta-galactosidase GalA, translated as MKTISFKEILLYFIVLISISSFAQNKSDRELILIDKDWRFSLGHLYDTQKDFGHAEGYFSYLTKTGFGDGPAAKDFDDRAWRKLDLPHDWAVEQDFSEKASYSHGFKTSGKDFPEKSIGWYRKKISIPQSDQGKIISLKFDGVFRNSKVFFNGHFLGTEESGYNGFEYDVTAYVNYGGENTIVVRADASMEEGWFYEGAEIYRHVYLLKTNPIHIARNGTYVTSEIQNDNAEVKAEVTIENKGNFKGKIEISQTIIDASGKEVATITENASAPDFYKTAKITSKIKVNNPLLWDIDTPNLYRLLTQIKQEGKIVDSYETTFGIRTIKFDPEKGFFLNGKSIKLKGTNNHQDHAGIGTALPDELQYYRIKKLKEMGSNAYRCSHHPPTPELLDACDKLGILVIDETRLMGINDYHLNDLKRLIERDRNHPSIFCWSVGNEEWNIEGGIVGERITNIMQGFAKSLDATRPVTVGISSGFKSGISSVVEIMGYNYMGNGDIDAHRNEFKNQPGMGTEEGSTFATRGIYFTDDAKHYQSAYDKKPRPTFYSIEEGWKFYAARPYLAGMFIWTGFDYRGEPTPYGWPSVTSYFGMMDVCGFPKDNVFYLKSWWGTAPVLHIMPHWNWSGMEGKEIDVWVHSNCDEVELFLNKKSLGKKKMEQYGHLEWKVKYTPGTLEAIGYKNGKKILTEIQKTTGNAENIKLSVDKENPSNANVSVITVEVTDKNGLHIPTANNEISFSIKGGKILGVGNGDPTSLEKDQFIDDVTLVPITNFEEKKQAYVDNTNQSALDESNAWKEAFKDRDYKNQASAYIYRGKFELKNNLQSNSVDFFYKKIGVNESVFINGNLVNANADDPQKYHLNKAVLKEGSNVITIRTSPLQKVKDWDVMNTDPGIIRVITPSEPWKRKLFNGYAQIIIQKEEGGNDVVLSAFAKGLKAGVLSVNQKKKIKLSSEL; from the coding sequence ATGAAAACTATTTCCTTCAAAGAAATTCTCCTGTATTTTATTGTTTTAATTTCGATTAGTTCATTCGCTCAAAACAAATCAGATCGGGAATTAATTTTAATCGATAAAGACTGGCGTTTTTCTTTAGGTCATTTGTATGATACTCAAAAGGATTTTGGTCATGCCGAAGGTTATTTTTCATACCTAACCAAAACTGGATTTGGAGATGGTCCGGCCGCCAAAGATTTTGACGACCGTGCCTGGCGAAAACTTGATCTTCCGCACGATTGGGCAGTCGAGCAGGATTTTAGCGAAAAGGCAAGTTACAGTCATGGTTTTAAAACTTCCGGAAAAGATTTTCCTGAAAAAAGTATAGGCTGGTATCGAAAAAAAATCAGTATTCCGCAAAGCGATCAGGGAAAAATTATATCCTTAAAATTTGATGGTGTTTTTAGAAATTCGAAAGTGTTTTTCAACGGTCATTTCCTTGGGACAGAAGAAAGCGGCTACAACGGTTTTGAATATGATGTTACAGCTTATGTAAATTATGGTGGCGAAAATACAATTGTCGTTCGTGCCGATGCTTCGATGGAAGAAGGCTGGTTTTATGAAGGTGCAGAAATTTACAGACATGTTTATCTGCTAAAAACAAATCCAATTCATATTGCTCGAAACGGAACTTATGTAACTTCTGAAATTCAGAATGATAATGCTGAGGTTAAGGCCGAAGTTACTATTGAAAACAAGGGAAATTTTAAAGGCAAAATTGAAATTTCACAAACAATTATCGATGCTTCGGGTAAAGAAGTAGCAACTATTACTGAAAATGCATCAGCTCCGGATTTTTATAAAACAGCAAAAATTACTTCAAAAATAAAAGTCAATAATCCTTTATTATGGGATATAGATACGCCAAACTTATATCGTTTGCTTACGCAGATAAAACAAGAAGGGAAAATTGTCGATAGTTATGAAACAACTTTCGGAATCAGAACAATCAAATTCGATCCTGAAAAAGGATTTTTCCTTAACGGAAAATCTATAAAACTAAAAGGAACCAACAATCATCAGGATCATGCCGGAATAGGAACTGCTTTGCCGGATGAATTGCAATATTACCGCATAAAAAAGCTCAAAGAAATGGGTTCGAATGCGTATCGATGCTCACACCATCCGCCAACTCCTGAATTATTGGATGCCTGCGATAAGTTAGGAATACTGGTAATTGATGAAACCCGTTTAATGGGAATAAATGATTATCATCTTAATGATTTAAAACGTTTAATCGAGCGTGATCGCAATCATCCAAGTATTTTTTGCTGGTCGGTAGGAAATGAAGAATGGAATATCGAAGGCGGAATCGTGGGCGAACGCATTACCAATATAATGCAGGGATTTGCAAAAAGTTTAGATGCGACAAGACCTGTAACAGTTGGAATCAGCAGTGGTTTTAAAAGCGGAATATCGTCTGTAGTCGAAATAATGGGCTATAATTATATGGGTAACGGAGATATTGATGCTCATAGAAATGAGTTTAAAAACCAACCCGGAATGGGAACAGAGGAAGGTTCGACTTTTGCAACTCGTGGAATTTATTTTACAGATGATGCTAAACATTATCAAAGTGCGTATGACAAAAAGCCACGCCCGACTTTTTATAGTATCGAAGAAGGCTGGAAGTTTTATGCAGCGCGTCCTTATCTGGCAGGAATGTTTATCTGGACCGGTTTTGATTATCGCGGCGAACCAACTCCTTATGGTTGGCCGTCGGTAACGTCTTATTTCGGGATGATGGATGTTTGCGGTTTCCCAAAAGACAATGTTTTTTATCTAAAATCTTGGTGGGGAACTGCGCCGGTTTTGCATATCATGCCTCACTGGAACTGGAGTGGAATGGAAGGAAAGGAAATTGATGTCTGGGTTCATTCTAATTGTGATGAAGTAGAACTTTTCCTGAATAAAAAGAGCCTCGGAAAAAAGAAAATGGAACAATACGGCCATTTAGAATGGAAAGTAAAATATACGCCCGGAACGCTGGAAGCCATTGGATACAAAAACGGCAAAAAGATATTGACCGAAATTCAGAAAACAACCGGAAATGCTGAAAACATTAAACTTTCTGTAGATAAAGAAAATCCATCAAATGCAAATGTTTCTGTGATTACAGTTGAAGTCACAGATAAAAATGGTTTACACATTCCAACAGCAAATAACGAAATTTCATTTTCGATAAAAGGTGGAAAAATCTTAGGCGTAGGAAACGGAGATCCAACATCATTAGAAAAAGATCAGTTTATTGATGATGTTACTCTTGTTCCTATTACTAATTTTGAAGAAAAAAAGCAGGCGTATGTTGATAATACCAATCAATCTGCTTTGGATGAATCGAATGCCTGGAAAGAAGCTTTTAAGGACAGAGATTATAAAAATCAGGCATCGGCATATATTTACAGAGGAAAATTTGAGCTGAAAAATAATTTGCAATCGAATAGTGTTGATTTCTTTTATAAAAAAATTGGTGTAAACGAATCTGTTTTTATAAACGGAAATTTAGTTAATGCCAATGCAGATGATCCTCAAAAATACCATCTTAACAAAGCTGTTTTAAAAGAAGGAAGCAATGTCATCACGATAAGAACTTCGCCTTTGCAAAAAGTAAAAGACTGGGATGTTATGAATACTGATCCGGGAATCATTAGAGTAATAACACCATCAGAACCGTGGAAACGTAAATTGTTTAATGGTTATGCGCAAATTATTATTCAGAAAGAAGAAGGTGGAAATGATGTTGTTTTATCGGCTTTCGCCAAAGGACTAAAGGCGGGCGTTTTGAGTGTTAATCAGAAGAAAAAAATAAAGCTCTCTTCTGAGTTGTGA
- a CDS encoding DHA2 family efflux MFS transporter permease subunit, whose product MTPLHRKLLIFTVILAAIMELIDISIVNVALSHMSGNLGATLEDTSWVITAYAIANVIIIPITSFLSANLGRRNYYIGSVILFTFCSFMCGHSSNIWMLVFFRFFQGIGGGALLSISQVVVFELFPKDKQSTAGALFGAGIFIGPTIGPTLGGYITENYDWPWIFLINVPIGILVMISCYFLLREPSVKPEITKVDWTGIALLAIGVGALQTVLERGEVEDWFETRYIIVLTVIAFSTLLFFIYWELSIDKPVVNLRVLKSKSLSIAAILTFVTGFGMFISIYITPVVAQRLLSFSPYQTGLLLLPGALFALLALKTCGTLLQKGVSPVIIIATGFLLFIYFNWRMSGMTLNTSASDVATSLIFRALGMALLTVPLTMLAVSSLDDKDVGQGAALNNMMRQLGGSFGVSIINTYVAHRFSAHRNELVSNVNQYNIQAMDRLNAYTKYFQSKGFAYNEAKLKALKLMENIVLKQSSLLSYRDAFFLVGLFFVVTLPLLLFVMNKSKKPKTNMIISDH is encoded by the coding sequence ATGACTCCATTACACCGAAAACTGCTCATTTTTACAGTCATTCTGGCTGCTATTATGGAACTGATTGATATCTCGATCGTAAACGTTGCACTTTCTCACATGAGCGGAAATCTTGGTGCAACACTCGAAGATACTTCGTGGGTTATTACAGCTTACGCCATTGCAAACGTGATTATTATACCTATTACAAGCTTTTTGAGCGCCAATTTAGGCCGACGCAATTATTATATTGGTTCTGTTATTTTGTTTACGTTTTGTTCGTTTATGTGCGGACATTCTTCTAACATTTGGATGCTGGTCTTTTTCAGGTTTTTTCAGGGAATTGGCGGAGGTGCTTTACTCTCTATTTCTCAGGTGGTGGTTTTCGAACTTTTCCCAAAAGACAAACAATCAACCGCAGGAGCTTTGTTTGGTGCAGGAATATTTATTGGACCAACAATTGGACCGACACTTGGTGGTTATATCACCGAAAATTACGATTGGCCCTGGATTTTTTTAATTAATGTTCCAATCGGAATTTTGGTTATGATTTCTTGTTATTTCCTGTTACGAGAACCTTCCGTTAAGCCCGAAATTACAAAAGTTGATTGGACAGGAATTGCTTTATTAGCCATTGGGGTTGGCGCTTTACAAACCGTTCTGGAAAGAGGTGAAGTCGAAGATTGGTTCGAAACACGATATATTATTGTCTTAACTGTTATCGCTTTCAGCACCTTACTGTTTTTTATTTATTGGGAATTATCGATAGATAAACCCGTTGTAAATCTTCGGGTATTAAAAAGTAAATCTTTGAGTATTGCTGCCATTCTGACTTTTGTAACCGGATTCGGAATGTTTATTTCTATTTATATTACGCCGGTTGTGGCGCAACGCCTTTTGAGTTTCTCTCCTTATCAAACCGGATTGCTTTTACTTCCCGGAGCATTATTTGCTTTGCTCGCCCTCAAAACTTGCGGAACATTATTGCAAAAAGGAGTTTCTCCCGTGATCATAATCGCAACAGGATTTTTGTTATTCATTTATTTTAATTGGCGAATGTCCGGAATGACCTTAAACACCAGCGCTTCTGATGTTGCCACTTCTCTTATTTTTCGTGCTTTGGGCATGGCTTTATTAACAGTTCCGCTTACAATGCTGGCCGTTTCTTCTCTGGATGATAAAGATGTTGGTCAGGGAGCGGCGCTTAATAATATGATGCGACAATTGGGTGGTTCTTTTGGGGTTTCTATTATCAATACCTATGTTGCACACCGATTTTCAGCACATCGAAATGAATTGGTATCGAATGTCAATCAATACAATATTCAGGCGATGGATCGATTAAATGCTTATACAAAATATTTTCAGAGCAAAGGTTTTGCTTATAATGAAGCAAAATTGAAAGCTCTTAAATTGATGGAAAATATTGTATTGAAACAATCTTCTTTATTAAGTTATCGGGACGCTTTTTTTCTTGTCGGATTGTTTTTTGTTGTGACATTACCGCTTCTTTTATTTGTAATGAACAAATCGAAGAAACCAAAAACGAATATGATTATTTCAGATCATTGA
- a CDS encoding PaaI family thioesterase: MEKLTRLQVLQNHIDREFIASPSPFMLWMKPIVVAAEQGSVTFKYTVREEMSNPVKSLHGGVTAAIADDCIGATMFSLDEETFYTTINLVVDYFAPAFVGDTILAKTAIIRKGKQIVNAQCEIWNKDQTRLIARATSNLLKTNIVKKEL; encoded by the coding sequence ATGGAAAAATTAACGAGATTACAAGTATTGCAAAATCATATCGACAGAGAATTTATAGCGTCGCCATCGCCTTTTATGCTTTGGATGAAACCCATAGTGGTCGCTGCAGAGCAAGGCTCAGTTACCTTTAAATATACGGTTCGTGAAGAAATGTCGAATCCGGTGAAGAGTTTACACGGAGGCGTAACCGCTGCCATTGCCGATGATTGCATTGGCGCGACGATGTTTTCTCTTGATGAAGAAACTTTTTATACGACTATAAATCTTGTTGTAGACTACTTTGCTCCTGCTTTTGTTGGCGATACGATTCTGGCAAAAACAGCTATTATTAGAAAAGGAAAACAAATTGTAAACGCACAATGCGAAATCTGGAACAAAGATCAAACCCGATTAATTGCAAGAGCAACTTCTAATCTTCTTAAAACTAATATTGTTAAGAAAGAATTGTAA
- a CDS encoding TetR/AcrR family transcriptional regulator → MSKAEKTKQFIIEKTAPLFNMKGYSGTSMSDITEATGLTKGSIYGNFENKDEVAIAAFKFNVKKLQDTFAREIEKQTTYKDKLLVYPRLYSDYYELRVTKGGCPIINTATEADDTHPVLRKKVENTILAWKDKLVYFIEQGILAGEFKAKNIDPEKTALTIIAIIEGAVMITKITGNLSNLSDIMLSLNKIINDLE, encoded by the coding sequence ATGAGTAAAGCCGAAAAAACCAAGCAATTTATTATCGAGAAAACTGCACCACTTTTTAATATGAAAGGATACAGCGGTACTTCTATGAGTGATATTACCGAAGCGACCGGACTTACAAAAGGAAGTATCTACGGTAATTTCGAAAATAAAGATGAAGTCGCAATTGCTGCTTTTAAATTTAATGTAAAAAAACTTCAGGATACTTTTGCAAGGGAAATTGAAAAGCAAACTACTTATAAAGACAAATTATTGGTATACCCGAGATTGTATTCTGATTATTACGAGTTAAGAGTTACAAAAGGCGGTTGTCCTATTATTAATACCGCAACAGAAGCTGACGACACACATCCTGTTTTGAGAAAAAAAGTCGAAAACACCATTCTTGCCTGGAAAGATAAACTAGTCTACTTTATCGAACAGGGAATCCTCGCAGGAGAATTTAAAGCCAAAAATATTGATCCTGAAAAAACTGCCTTGACTATCATTGCCATTATTGAAGGGGCTGTAATGATTACCAAAATTACAGGAAATCTTTCGAATTTATCTGACATCATGCTTTCGCTAAATAAAATTATAAACGACTTAGAATAA
- a CDS encoding helix-turn-helix domain-containing protein — protein sequence MNNQTETQNCDFTSELKLKGFKVYQINGDQSKIPVYSRRDFYKICINTSKSIIQYADRGIETDGTILFFGNPIIPYSWETISEGYEGYACVFTEEFLKVKDRSETLHESPLFKIGGTPIFSLNAEQKLFIDSLFEKMIKEYETDYVFKDDLMRSYVNLIIHESMKMQPTENFFKHKNASSRITSLFLELLERQFPIETKNEPLALKTPQDYAQSLAVHVNHLNRSVKEVTGKPTTAHITERIIGEAKALLQHTDWSISDIGYSLGFEYPSYFNNYFKRLTGTIPKSLRS from the coding sequence ATGAATAATCAGACAGAAACTCAGAATTGCGATTTTACTTCAGAATTAAAGCTGAAAGGTTTTAAAGTATATCAGATAAATGGAGATCAAAGTAAAATACCAGTCTACAGCCGCAGGGATTTTTATAAAATTTGCATTAATACCAGTAAAAGCATTATACAATATGCTGACCGCGGAATAGAAACCGACGGAACAATTCTGTTTTTTGGTAATCCGATTATTCCATATTCATGGGAAACTATTTCTGAAGGTTATGAAGGATATGCCTGCGTTTTTACAGAAGAATTTTTAAAGGTAAAAGACCGTTCAGAAACGCTTCACGAATCTCCTTTATTTAAAATAGGAGGAACGCCAATTTTTTCTTTAAATGCTGAACAGAAGTTGTTTATCGATTCGTTGTTTGAGAAAATGATTAAAGAATATGAAACCGATTATGTTTTTAAAGACGATTTAATGCGCAGCTATGTCAACCTGATTATTCATGAATCGATGAAAATGCAGCCTACAGAAAATTTCTTTAAACATAAAAATGCTTCTTCGAGAATTACTTCATTATTTTTAGAATTATTAGAAAGACAATTTCCTATAGAAACAAAAAATGAACCTTTGGCATTAAAAACACCTCAGGATTATGCACAAAGTTTAGCCGTACACGTAAATCACCTGAATCGTTCTGTAAAAGAAGTAACGGGAAAACCAACAACGGCACATATTACCGAAAGAATTATTGGCGAAGCCAAAGCATTACTGCAACACACAGATTGGAGTATATCAGACATTGGATATTCCTTAGGATTTGAATATCCGAGTTATTTTAATAATTACTTTAAAAGACTTACAGGAACGATCCCAAAATCGCTGCGATCGTAA
- a CDS encoding (R)-mandelonitrile lyase, with protein sequence MKEPENQLNETIFPQGDLASADYFTGKAWVKMLVPNDPVLNTAVGNVVFEAGARNNWHTHPSGQILIVTQGTGYYQEEGKPIQLLQAGDVVNIQPELKHWHGASPDSEFTHIAISTNTEKGIVDWLEPVTDEQYNSFK encoded by the coding sequence ATGAAAGAACCAGAAAATCAATTAAATGAAACTATTTTTCCACAAGGAGATCTGGCTTCAGCGGATTATTTTACAGGAAAAGCATGGGTGAAAATGTTGGTTCCAAATGATCCGGTTTTAAATACTGCCGTTGGTAATGTAGTTTTCGAAGCAGGTGCGAGAAACAATTGGCATACACATCCCAGCGGGCAAATTCTAATTGTAACACAAGGAACAGGATATTATCAGGAAGAAGGAAAACCAATTCAGTTACTTCAGGCAGGCGATGTTGTAAACATTCAACCCGAATTAAAACATTGGCACGGAGCTTCTCCGGATAGTGAATTTACCCATATCGCAATTAGTACCAATACCGAAAAAGGTATTGTAGACTGGCTTGAACCAGTAACCGACGAACAATACAATAGCTTTAAATAA
- a CDS encoding cupin domain-containing protein codes for MSTLYTSAIEEGKIPNTFMTGNVSYKKQTSNIHPDNTMIKEISFEPGSRCKWHINASLQLFIATDGIGYFQEKGSAIRLLHKDEVVTILPGVEHWYGATPFSKFSHISIITEIDKGKGIWLESVTDEEYFSFGK; via the coding sequence ATGTCAACACTTTATACTTCCGCTATTGAAGAGGGAAAAATCCCGAATACTTTCATGACTGGTAATGTTTCTTATAAAAAACAAACCAGCAATATTCATCCGGATAATACGATGATTAAAGAAATCTCTTTTGAACCGGGATCAAGATGCAAATGGCATATTAATGCAAGTTTGCAATTATTTATCGCAACAGACGGAATTGGCTATTTTCAGGAAAAAGGTTCTGCCATTCGTTTGCTTCATAAAGATGAGGTAGTTACCATTTTACCGGGCGTAGAACATTGGTATGGTGCAACACCTTTTAGTAAATTTTCGCACATTAGCATTATCACAGAAATCGACAAAGGAAAAGGAATCTGGTTAGAAAGCGTAACCGATGAAGAATATTTTAGTTTTGGAAAATAA